From the genome of Roseiconus lacunae, one region includes:
- a CDS encoding cation diffusion facilitator family transporter, translating into MSDSTHERIEQIRKGRYIETASLVYNLIEVVVSLTAGFATGSSALISWGVDSIVESNSAAFMIWRLRGEEKGISRCNVLKRKKVTLSVLSAAFAIAALFILYEAMSKLIRGETASMSWWGVGILLVSLVINPLLGWGKYHYGKKTGSPTLKYDAIDTMICEYQTVVVLIGLAFVQWQGWWWADPVAALLIVPYVAWEAFNAGREAWAVDPSNEQLE; encoded by the coding sequence ATGAGCGATTCAACCCATGAGCGTATCGAGCAGATTCGCAAAGGGCGATACATCGAAACGGCGAGTCTTGTCTACAACCTCATCGAGGTGGTCGTTTCGCTCACCGCAGGTTTCGCGACGGGAAGTTCGGCGCTTATCAGCTGGGGAGTCGACAGCATCGTCGAAAGCAATTCCGCCGCGTTTATGATCTGGCGTCTTCGCGGAGAAGAAAAAGGCATCAGCAGATGCAATGTGCTCAAGCGAAAGAAGGTCACGTTGAGCGTTCTGTCAGCTGCATTTGCGATCGCCGCATTGTTCATTCTCTATGAAGCGATGAGCAAATTAATCCGCGGTGAAACGGCATCAATGTCTTGGTGGGGCGTTGGCATCCTGCTGGTCTCGCTGGTTATCAATCCGCTGCTGGGTTGGGGCAAATATCACTACGGCAAGAAAACGGGTTCACCCACACTGAAGTATGACGCGATCGACACGATGATCTGTGAATATCAGACGGTCGTCGTGTTGATTGGTCTGGCCTTCGTGCAGTGGCAGGGCTGGTGGTGGGCTGACCCGGTCGCGGCATTGCTAATCGTTCCCTATGTCGCTTGGGAAGCATTCAATGCCGGACGCGAGGCTTGGGCCGTTGACCCATCTAACGAACAACTGGAGTAA
- a CDS encoding thioredoxin family protein: MFAVGCSSQTSPSDTRESRVVIEVSDQSFHREVLEADEPVLVDMWAPWCQPCVEMKPAFRDAAELLQGEIKVVEINVQENPFINEKYGINQLPTLMLFRHGDVVEKSAGARSVDALLDFVRPFRRNDNIQGKGSVQN; this comes from the coding sequence ATGTTTGCAGTCGGCTGTAGTTCACAGACTTCTCCATCAGACACTCGCGAGTCAAGAGTCGTCATTGAGGTCAGCGACCAGAGTTTTCATCGTGAGGTGCTTGAAGCCGACGAGCCTGTTTTAGTGGATATGTGGGCGCCGTGGTGTCAACCTTGCGTGGAGATGAAGCCAGCGTTCCGAGATGCGGCTGAATTGCTGCAAGGCGAAATCAAGGTTGTTGAGATTAATGTGCAAGAGAACCCCTTCATCAATGAAAAGTACGGAATCAATCAGTTACCGACACTGATGCTTTTTAGGCACGGAGATGTCGTTGAGAAAAGCGCTGGTGCGCGTTCAGTCGATGCTTTGCTCGACTTTGTTCGACCCTTTCGGCGAAACGACAACATCCAAGGAAAAGGCAGTGTACAAAACTGA
- a CDS encoding ABC transporter ATP-binding protein, producing the protein MYQLKQVTQTYHCRGKMVTALNAVDLAIEDNEFLAIVGPSGSGKTTLLSVLGGMLKPEQGDVSFDGVSLYDLSVEDRAKLRGTKIGFVFQTFNLVPWLTAQENVQVPMMLAGLSAKQQIDRAGELLDRIGLSDRLDHHPGELSQGQQQRVALARTLANDPQVILADEPTGNLDHETRHQVMEYLDEFHRDGRTIILVTHDSDTASFAKRTLRLVQGSAQSLNERRVA; encoded by the coding sequence ATGTATCAACTTAAGCAAGTCACGCAAACGTATCACTGCCGAGGCAAAATGGTCACCGCGCTCAACGCGGTTGACTTAGCAATTGAGGACAACGAGTTTCTCGCGATTGTCGGCCCTAGTGGCAGTGGCAAAACGACGCTGCTTTCCGTCCTGGGTGGCATGCTTAAGCCGGAGCAGGGCGACGTGTCGTTCGATGGCGTCTCACTTTACGACCTTTCGGTGGAAGACCGCGCGAAATTGCGTGGCACAAAGATTGGATTTGTTTTTCAGACCTTCAACCTCGTGCCATGGCTAACCGCGCAGGAGAATGTCCAGGTTCCGATGATGCTTGCGGGGCTCTCTGCAAAGCAGCAGATCGATCGAGCTGGCGAACTGTTGGACCGAATTGGACTCAGCGATCGGCTAGACCATCACCCGGGCGAGCTAAGCCAGGGGCAGCAGCAGCGCGTCGCCTTGGCGAGGACACTTGCAAATGACCCTCAAGTGATTTTGGCCGATGAGCCAACGGGAAATCTCGATCATGAAACGAGGCATCAGGTGATGGAGTACTTGGACGAGTTTCATCGGGACGGACGCACGATCATTCTTGTGACTCATGATAGCGATACCGCATCATTCGCCAAACGGACACTGCGGCTTGTGCAGGGCAGTGCTCAATCATTGAACGAGCGGCGCGTCGCATAG
- a CDS encoding ABC transporter permease has protein sequence MKIHHLIWKEMRKRPTPMITSLLAVTLGVMALVAIQNIAVFSQRKIAGDMESLGANVLVLPPNASLQDYYAADMHGETMPEEFVTRLAFARLPGVENLAPKLCVETSTSGQEITVTGILPRSEYQAKSAWQGLGMLTGAVGSDRGCCSSSASSLSGSDDPSSLATERTIKDLGEREVVLGSHAAASLALKVGDNIRLFDAKFNVIAVLPEGGTIDDSRIFAHLHSVQELAGTGPVVNVIEIIACCEDAAGSLISNLSAELPETKIVTISQVVQTQLAVNTLMSRLSWIFFSILLLVGASSIASVMFANVTERRQEIGTLMALGASRGFVTRLFLGKAVVLGVVGGVAGYVGGTMLAIILGPRLLNVSVEPLPALLAIGLVAATLVAVLASFLPARRAAGLDPCLVFNDA, from the coding sequence ATGAAAATTCACCATCTGATTTGGAAAGAGATGCGCAAACGCCCAACGCCCATGATCACCAGCTTATTAGCCGTAACGCTCGGAGTGATGGCATTGGTGGCGATCCAGAACATTGCGGTGTTTTCACAGCGAAAGATTGCCGGGGACATGGAGTCGCTTGGCGCAAACGTCCTGGTGTTGCCGCCCAACGCGTCACTGCAAGACTACTATGCGGCGGACATGCACGGCGAGACCATGCCGGAGGAGTTTGTCACCCGACTTGCCTTCGCGAGGTTGCCTGGCGTCGAGAACTTGGCTCCCAAACTGTGTGTGGAGACCTCGACGAGCGGACAAGAAATCACAGTCACCGGAATTCTTCCCCGTAGCGAGTATCAAGCCAAGTCCGCATGGCAAGGCCTTGGAATGCTGACCGGCGCTGTGGGTAGCGATCGTGGTTGTTGTAGTTCTTCGGCGTCATCGCTTTCTGGGTCGGACGATCCCAGTTCGCTTGCGACCGAACGAACAATCAAAGACCTGGGGGAACGGGAAGTGGTCCTCGGAAGTCATGCAGCGGCAAGCTTGGCGTTGAAGGTTGGGGACAACATTCGGCTGTTCGATGCCAAGTTCAACGTGATTGCAGTTCTTCCTGAGGGCGGGACGATTGATGATTCGCGGATCTTCGCGCACCTGCATTCGGTTCAAGAACTCGCAGGAACTGGTCCGGTAGTCAATGTGATCGAAATCATCGCTTGTTGCGAAGACGCCGCCGGCAGTTTGATTAGCAACCTCTCTGCGGAACTTCCCGAGACCAAAATTGTCACCATTTCCCAGGTGGTTCAGACGCAACTTGCCGTCAACACTTTGATGTCAAGGCTGTCGTGGATCTTCTTTTCGATTCTGTTACTGGTTGGTGCGAGTAGCATCGCCAGCGTGATGTTTGCGAATGTTACCGAGCGACGTCAAGAAATTGGCACACTGATGGCATTGGGTGCAAGTCGCGGCTTTGTAACCAGGCTGTTTCTTGGCAAGGCGGTGGTTCTGGGGGTGGTCGGCGGCGTCGCCGGTTACGTCGGAGGAACGATGCTTGCCATCATCCTCGGGCCTCGGTTGTTGAACGTATCGGTCGAGCCCCTGCCAGCGTTACTCGCTATCGGTCTTGTTGCTGCAACGCTTGTTGCTGTGCTGGCGAGTTTCCTCCCAGCAAGACGAGCGGCCGGCTTGGATCCTTGTCTGGTATTTAACGATGCGTAG
- a CDS encoding RND transporter, producing the protein MTYRFRFPMLLGAALFAATLSLSGCSDSGTASTDATPASGEHADHDEHGDHDNAEHQHGEWWCGEHGVPEEECAQCDKSLVADFKAKGDWCEEHNRPDSQCFIHHPENFEKYASLYEAKFGERPEMPTE; encoded by the coding sequence ATGACCTATCGTTTCCGATTCCCCATGTTACTTGGTGCTGCCCTTTTCGCGGCAACACTGTCGCTTAGCGGATGCTCTGATTCCGGTACTGCCTCGACGGATGCGACACCCGCTTCAGGTGAGCACGCCGACCATGACGAGCATGGCGATCACGATAATGCGGAGCACCAGCACGGCGAGTGGTGGTGCGGCGAGCATGGAGTTCCGGAAGAAGAGTGCGCTCAGTGCGACAAGTCTCTGGTAGCAGACTTCAAAGCGAAAGGTGATTGGTGCGAAGAACACAATCGCCCCGACTCGCAGTGCTTTATCCACCACCCGGAGAATTTTGAAAAGTACGCGTCACTGTACGAAGCCAAGTTCGGCGAACGCCCCGAGATGCCCACCGAATAG
- a CDS encoding efflux RND transporter permease subunit: protein MLNWLIDFSLRHRAAVILGTIVFAVVGAFSLRQLDIDAFPDTTPVQIQINTTAPSLSSEEVERQITYPVEQAISGLPGLQVMRSISKFGLSQVVVLFEDGIDIYFARQLINERLSTVELPVGIERPQMGPVSTGLGEVFHYVLTFDGVDFSQVSQAERVQRLTELRTVHDWVVKPQLRSVPGVAEVNSWGGYEKQYQVRLIPDALIKHSLTYEQVTDAIQANNQNVGGGTITDGSELLLVHGVGRTVNIDQIKDIVVKAEDGVPIRVSDVANVEIGHEIRRGTVTANGRGEAVLGLGFMLMGENSHDVTWALKNKVDQIRDTLPAGMTIQTVYDRTELVDHVIHTVQKNLFEGGLLVIAVLFIFLGNLRAGIIVALAIPLSMLFAFSGMLRFGIAASLLSLGAIDFGLVVDSSVVMVENCVRHLSHPRDGRSRLEIIRDAAIEVRKPTMFGELIIMIVYLPILTLEGVEGKLFRPMAMTVIMALAGSMVLSLTLMPVLASLFLPKGIKEKDPLLVRLLKRLYAPVLRFTMNHKVFVVGSALLLMVSVFGLIAPNLGSEFVPRLSEGAITLNVVRLAGTDLEESIRYNTRMEKTLLESFPDEIAHVWSRVGTAEVATDPMGTELTDLFITLRPRDRWKQAETQEELTRLVQRELRDLPGPRLALSQPIEMRMNEMISGVRADVAAILYGDDLDLMVQKATEIERVLKSIPGASDVRVEQVTGQPVLQIRIKQDEIARYGVPASQIMNLVRSLGSRNVGEVYEGQLRFPLIIRLPEEARASPEAIKDILVSTASGQRIPLSRLATIERVEAPNTIKREWYQRRITIESNVRGRDMGTFVAEARQKVDAQVALPPGRYRVEWGGQFENLQRAQARLMIVVPVAILLIFSLLYMTYRNWIDTLRVFTGVPFAWIGGVIALWIRDMPFSISAAVGFIALSGVAVLDDMLLVSTIRQLRRRGRNLDEAVEEAAMTRLRPILMTTLVASLGFVPMAFSTGMGAEVQRPLATVVIGGVCSAMVMSLLVLRVLYVVFNLPQRKKTTADDELSAREESTPEETSERRQELASV, encoded by the coding sequence ATGCTGAACTGGCTGATTGATTTTTCGCTCCGACACCGCGCCGCGGTCATATTAGGCACCATCGTGTTCGCAGTGGTGGGTGCGTTCTCGCTGCGGCAATTGGACATTGATGCGTTCCCGGACACGACTCCGGTTCAAATTCAAATCAATACAACGGCCCCATCACTTTCTTCCGAGGAGGTGGAGCGTCAAATCACGTATCCGGTGGAACAGGCGATCAGCGGACTTCCGGGCCTGCAGGTGATGCGTTCGATCAGCAAATTCGGCCTCTCGCAGGTTGTTGTGTTGTTCGAGGATGGGATCGATATCTACTTCGCTCGGCAGTTGATCAACGAACGTCTGAGCACCGTCGAATTGCCTGTTGGGATTGAACGTCCTCAAATGGGACCGGTATCGACTGGGCTCGGTGAAGTCTTTCACTACGTATTAACGTTCGACGGAGTCGATTTTTCACAGGTTTCGCAAGCAGAACGCGTTCAGCGTCTTACCGAGTTGCGTACGGTCCATGACTGGGTCGTCAAACCTCAATTGCGTTCCGTACCGGGCGTTGCCGAAGTCAACAGTTGGGGCGGATACGAGAAGCAATATCAAGTCCGTTTGATCCCTGACGCTCTGATCAAGCATTCACTCACGTACGAGCAAGTCACCGACGCGATCCAAGCGAACAATCAGAACGTTGGCGGCGGAACCATCACCGATGGCAGCGAATTGTTGCTCGTTCATGGCGTTGGACGAACGGTCAACATTGACCAGATCAAAGACATCGTCGTGAAAGCAGAAGACGGCGTGCCGATTCGTGTGAGCGATGTAGCAAACGTCGAGATCGGCCATGAGATCCGCCGAGGCACCGTGACCGCCAATGGTCGGGGCGAAGCGGTTCTTGGTTTGGGCTTCATGCTGATGGGAGAGAACAGTCACGATGTCACCTGGGCCTTGAAAAATAAGGTCGATCAGATTCGCGACACACTCCCCGCTGGCATGACGATTCAGACGGTCTACGATCGCACCGAGTTGGTCGACCACGTCATTCACACCGTTCAGAAAAATCTGTTCGAGGGCGGTCTGCTCGTCATCGCTGTGCTGTTTATCTTCCTAGGCAATCTGCGAGCCGGCATCATCGTCGCGTTGGCAATTCCGCTATCGATGCTGTTCGCATTTTCCGGCATGCTGCGATTTGGAATCGCGGCCAGCTTGCTCAGCCTCGGTGCGATCGACTTTGGACTGGTTGTCGATAGTTCGGTGGTGATGGTTGAAAACTGCGTTCGCCACCTTTCACATCCCCGTGACGGTCGCAGCCGACTAGAGATCATCCGTGACGCCGCAATCGAAGTTCGCAAGCCAACGATGTTCGGCGAACTGATCATCATGATCGTTTACCTACCGATCCTGACATTGGAAGGCGTTGAGGGCAAGCTATTTCGTCCGATGGCGATGACCGTGATCATGGCGCTTGCCGGATCGATGGTTTTATCGCTGACGTTGATGCCGGTCTTGGCCAGTCTCTTCCTACCCAAAGGAATCAAAGAGAAAGATCCATTGCTGGTGCGATTGCTGAAGCGACTTTACGCACCCGTGTTGCGATTCACGATGAATCACAAGGTGTTCGTCGTCGGCTCGGCATTGCTGTTGATGGTATCCGTGTTTGGACTCATTGCACCGAACCTTGGCAGCGAGTTTGTTCCCAGGTTGTCTGAAGGGGCGATCACGCTCAATGTCGTTCGCCTGGCCGGAACGGACTTGGAGGAGTCGATTCGTTACAACACGCGAATGGAAAAGACGCTGCTGGAAAGCTTTCCGGACGAGATCGCCCACGTCTGGAGTCGCGTCGGAACAGCCGAGGTGGCAACCGACCCGATGGGGACGGAACTGACCGACTTGTTCATTACGCTGCGACCGCGCGACCGGTGGAAGCAAGCCGAAACACAAGAGGAACTGACACGATTGGTCCAGCGCGAACTTCGCGATCTACCTGGACCACGACTCGCCCTGTCTCAGCCGATTGAAATGCGGATGAATGAGATGATCTCGGGAGTCCGCGCCGATGTGGCTGCGATCCTGTACGGCGATGACTTGGACCTGATGGTTCAAAAGGCAACCGAGATCGAACGCGTTCTCAAATCCATTCCCGGCGCATCCGATGTGCGAGTTGAACAGGTTACAGGACAGCCCGTTTTGCAGATCCGGATCAAGCAAGATGAGATTGCTCGCTACGGTGTCCCTGCGTCACAGATCATGAACCTAGTTCGATCGCTCGGTAGTCGAAACGTCGGTGAAGTTTATGAAGGGCAGTTACGCTTTCCGCTGATCATTCGCTTACCGGAAGAGGCGAGGGCCAGCCCCGAGGCGATCAAAGACATATTGGTTTCGACTGCATCGGGACAGCGAATTCCGCTTTCGCGTTTGGCAACCATCGAGCGGGTAGAAGCTCCCAACACCATCAAACGCGAGTGGTATCAACGGCGGATCACGATCGAATCGAACGTTCGTGGTCGCGACATGGGTACTTTCGTCGCCGAAGCTCGGCAGAAAGTTGACGCGCAAGTTGCGTTACCGCCGGGAAGGTATCGGGTCGAGTGGGGCGGACAATTTGAAAATCTCCAGCGCGCCCAAGCGAGGCTGATGATTGTCGTTCCTGTCGCAATTTTGCTGATCTTCTCATTGCTCTACATGACGTACCGCAACTGGATCGACACCCTGCGAGTCTTTACTGGCGTGCCGTTCGCATGGATCGGCGGCGTGATTGCACTGTGGATTCGAGACATGCCGTTCTCCATCTCGGCTGCGGTTGGATTCATTGCCCTGTCAGGTGTGGCAGTCCTGGACGACATGCTGTTGGTATCCACCATTCGCCAGCTTCGCCGCCGCGGTCGTAATCTTGATGAGGCTGTCGAGGAAGCTGCGATGACACGCCTGCGTCCGATCTTGATGACCACGCTGGTGGCAAGCCTGGGCTTTGTTCCGATGGCGTTTAGCACCGGCATGGGCGCTGAGGTCCAACGGCCGCTGGCGACGGTTGTCATTGGCGGCGTTTGTAGCGCGATGGTGATGAGCTTGCTCGTGTTGCGCGTGCTGTACGTCGTCTTCAACCTTCCTCAACGCAAGAAGACAACGGCCGATGATGAATTGTCGGCAAGGGAAGAGTCCACCCCCGAGGAAACTAGCGAGCGCCGCCAGGAACTTGCCTCGGTCTAG
- a CDS encoding efflux RND transporter periplasmic adaptor subunit: MSQKSIDRPSKIANRSPSAAPDSMEELKAGHGEPPVEHSSALVDDGSRASATMPVSESNAEAREPVPAKGKPSEGVSKRKHRAGVPLLKGLIGAAGPTLVLLGFAAVFYFGHKNEWRVPKFASVIGTATTESDDWCSDHSVPASICVQCNPELMPPNEDFGWCSKHGVHNCVLDHPELAERKTLPSQEQLQEDQRQAQSSLAMGVRKENNSRCTLYQSRIQFASVESVRQAGVDIGLVERDRVIEAVSGNGEIVYDPTRKATIAARVPGSVWAVEKNIGDVVRQGELLALIDATAVGKIKSELLRALAEKALQAKNVARLKDARGAVAGARIIEAEAALAKARADVLNAEQAIRNLGLPIDADNLRGLSEDQAIDNLRLLGIPQTYLANIDELAASTNLLPVVAPISGTVVDRSVSLGEVVDPSMQLFEIADTSQMWLRLSLPLETIDQLSIGQQIRFSPDGSSRIIEGRLDWISTGADQHTRMIDVRAILDNQDGRLRDRTFGTGKVILRDANDAIVVPSEATHWEGCCNVVFVRDKDYFASPDSPKVFHVRSVRLGATYQGKTEVIAGVLPGEVIAVEGSDVLRAQLLKNGLGAGCCVEE, encoded by the coding sequence ATGAGTCAAAAGAGTATCGATCGGCCATCAAAGATCGCGAACCGAAGTCCCAGTGCTGCTCCAGATTCAATGGAAGAACTGAAAGCAGGTCATGGTGAACCACCGGTCGAGCATTCCAGTGCCTTGGTTGACGATGGATCACGCGCGTCGGCTACCATGCCTGTTTCAGAATCGAACGCTGAGGCACGGGAACCCGTACCCGCCAAGGGGAAACCTAGCGAGGGTGTTTCAAAACGAAAGCACAGAGCCGGCGTCCCCTTGTTGAAGGGGTTAATCGGAGCTGCTGGTCCGACGCTCGTTTTGCTGGGCTTCGCCGCGGTTTTCTACTTCGGCCATAAGAACGAATGGCGAGTGCCAAAGTTCGCTTCTGTCATTGGAACAGCGACTACCGAATCGGATGATTGGTGCTCGGACCACTCGGTGCCGGCTTCCATTTGCGTTCAGTGCAATCCCGAACTCATGCCACCCAACGAAGATTTCGGTTGGTGTAGCAAACATGGAGTTCACAACTGCGTCCTCGATCATCCGGAGCTGGCAGAAAGAAAGACACTACCTTCCCAGGAACAATTGCAGGAAGATCAACGACAGGCTCAATCTTCATTGGCGATGGGAGTACGCAAGGAAAACAACAGTCGATGCACGCTCTACCAGAGCCGTATTCAGTTTGCGTCGGTCGAATCAGTTCGCCAGGCTGGAGTCGATATCGGTCTCGTCGAGCGCGATCGCGTCATCGAAGCGGTCAGTGGCAATGGCGAGATCGTCTACGACCCGACTCGTAAGGCGACGATCGCGGCACGAGTGCCAGGCAGTGTTTGGGCGGTTGAGAAGAATATCGGAGACGTGGTACGCCAAGGCGAACTGCTGGCTCTTATCGATGCGACGGCAGTCGGCAAAATCAAGTCAGAATTGCTCCGAGCCTTGGCCGAGAAAGCTCTTCAAGCGAAGAACGTCGCGAGACTCAAGGATGCTCGCGGCGCCGTCGCGGGAGCAAGAATCATTGAAGCCGAAGCAGCTTTGGCGAAGGCCCGTGCCGATGTGCTCAATGCTGAACAAGCAATTCGAAACCTTGGTCTTCCTATCGATGCCGACAACTTGCGTGGCTTGAGTGAGGACCAAGCAATTGACAATTTGCGACTGCTGGGAATTCCACAAACCTATCTTGCAAACATCGACGAGCTTGCAGCATCCACAAACCTGCTTCCCGTGGTGGCACCGATCAGTGGGACTGTTGTTGATCGATCGGTCAGCCTAGGAGAAGTCGTCGATCCGTCGATGCAGTTGTTTGAGATTGCTGACACCAGCCAAATGTGGCTCAGACTCAGTTTGCCGCTGGAAACAATCGATCAATTATCGATCGGACAGCAAATTCGATTCTCGCCCGACGGTAGCAGTCGCATAATCGAAGGTCGCCTGGATTGGATCAGCACGGGCGCCGACCAGCATACGCGGATGATCGACGTGCGTGCCATCCTGGATAACCAAGACGGTCGTCTGAGAGACCGAACGTTTGGCACCGGGAAAGTGATCCTTCGTGATGCAAATGACGCCATCGTCGTTCCCTCAGAGGCAACCCACTGGGAAGGATGCTGCAACGTCGTCTTTGTACGAGACAAGGACTATTTCGCCAGCCCCGATAGCCCGAAGGTTTTCCACGTTCGCAGCGTCAGGCTCGGGGCAACCTATCAAGGCAAGACGGAAGTCATTGCTGGCGTGTTGCCAGGCGAGGTGATCGCGGTCGAAGGAAGCGACGTGTTGCGAGCGCAGCTGTTGAAGAACGGCTTGGGCGCCGGATGTTGCGTTGAGGAATAA